The Kroppenstedtia pulmonis genome has a segment encoding these proteins:
- a CDS encoding DUF4272 domain-containing protein, whose amino-acid sequence MSNPNRQKRSEQMMRKRGISFSADLPLWQDDQVKLRTPEEVAKRALILYALQGVIWFEQPEKVSRWVEAEGLWSAITPGEMPLFTLPLSDRDPAEKAWGQKAYQSHAFTWRVEALWALLWIMGKVDKLPWPQERCDGGEIRGCVPELGESLAPFIQTASFRPLSEIMDEADLTFRLYTFLMESYTREQELPDNLEPGVVAERLVAFDWVLQYSKQEWDHIL is encoded by the coding sequence TTGTCAAATCCCAATCGTCAGAAACGTTCAGAACAGATGATGAGAAAGAGGGGAATCTCCTTTTCCGCGGATTTACCCTTATGGCAGGATGATCAGGTAAAGCTTCGCACTCCAGAGGAAGTAGCGAAAAGAGCCTTGATTTTATATGCTTTGCAAGGGGTTATCTGGTTTGAACAACCGGAAAAAGTATCCCGTTGGGTAGAAGCTGAAGGTTTGTGGAGTGCCATTACACCAGGGGAAATGCCGCTTTTTACCTTGCCTTTATCTGATCGGGATCCGGCTGAAAAAGCTTGGGGACAGAAGGCGTACCAATCCCATGCTTTCACATGGCGGGTGGAAGCATTGTGGGCACTGCTTTGGATCATGGGAAAAGTGGACAAACTGCCCTGGCCTCAGGAACGTTGTGATGGCGGAGAAATCAGGGGTTGTGTCCCGGAGTTGGGGGAATCATTGGCGCCTTTTATTCAGACGGCATCTTTTCGTCCGCTTTCGGAAATCATGGATGAGGCGGATTTAACTTTTCGGCTCTACACATTCTTGATGGAATCTTACACTCGTGAACAGGAATTACCGGACAATTTGGAGCCGGGTGTGGTGGCGGAACGATTAGTGGCCTTTGATTGGGTTCTTCAGTATTCCAAACAGGAGTGGGATCATATATTATAA
- a CDS encoding sugar-binding transcriptional regulator: protein MEPIFDLQKRLLPDLLETMRKRYEVLRHLQLMQPVGRRSLASALGITERVLRGEVDFLREQGLVRIEPVGMQLTAAGADLVRTMEPLVKELFGLTDLEKQLKKVLQLKDAVVVPGDSEGSNWVKKEMGRAGARLLKQWAQPDQVVAVAGGTTVAAVAEMMTAAPGLKETTFVPARGGLGEAVELEANYIASLMAQKSGGKYRLMHVPDQLSEEAYQTLVKEPHIQEMLKVLRSSRIVIHGIGDATAMAIRRKSNPALLDQLKQAGAVGEAFGYYFNNQGEIVYRGRSIGLGLKDLKQAQVIVAVAGGCSKAEAVAAICPVAGIDILITDEAAAKAILNHQADLSGPESS, encoded by the coding sequence ATGGAACCGATATTCGATTTGCAGAAACGATTGCTTCCAGATTTACTGGAAACGATGCGAAAGAGGTATGAAGTTCTCCGCCATTTACAACTCATGCAACCCGTGGGCAGACGGAGTCTGGCATCGGCACTGGGTATTACCGAACGGGTATTACGTGGAGAAGTGGACTTTCTTCGGGAACAGGGACTGGTTCGGATTGAGCCTGTGGGGATGCAACTGACCGCAGCAGGAGCCGATCTGGTTCGGACCATGGAGCCATTGGTCAAAGAATTGTTCGGTTTGACTGACTTGGAGAAGCAACTGAAAAAAGTGTTGCAACTGAAAGACGCAGTCGTAGTCCCAGGGGATTCGGAAGGGTCGAATTGGGTAAAAAAAGAGATGGGTCGTGCCGGTGCCCGGCTGTTAAAGCAATGGGCACAACCGGATCAGGTGGTTGCAGTGGCCGGAGGAACGACAGTGGCGGCAGTGGCGGAGATGATGACAGCTGCACCCGGACTGAAAGAGACTACATTTGTCCCGGCTCGGGGAGGACTGGGAGAAGCGGTGGAGTTGGAGGCAAACTATATTGCTTCTCTCATGGCACAAAAATCTGGCGGCAAGTATCGCTTGATGCATGTTCCGGATCAATTAAGCGAAGAGGCTTATCAAACCTTGGTTAAAGAGCCCCACATCCAGGAGATGTTGAAAGTACTGCGTTCCTCCCGGATTGTGATTCACGGAATCGGAGATGCTACAGCCATGGCAATCCGTCGGAAGTCCAACCCGGCCTTGTTGGATCAGCTGAAACAGGCTGGAGCAGTGGGAGAAGCATTTGGCTATTATTTCAACAATCAGGGTGAAATCGTCTACCGGGGTCGAAGCATCGGTCTCGGATTAAAAGATCTCAAACAGGCACAAGTAATCGTTGCGGTGGCCGGAGGTTGCAGTAAAGCGGAAGCCGTTGCCGCCATCTGTCCCGTTGCCGGTATAGACATCCTCATTACCGATGAAGCGGCGGCCAAGGCCATTCTCAACCATCAGGCGGATCTTTCCGGTCCGGAATCATCATGA
- a CDS encoding phosphoglycerate kinase — translation MNKMTIEDVDVSGKRVFCRVDFNVPLREGVITDDTRIQGALPTIRYLSEQGAKLILASHLGRPKGKAVEELRLDPVAKRLGELLNKPVTKVDQIVGEEVEGKVREMKDGDILLLENLRFYPGEEENDPGLAKALSELADVYVNDAFGAAHRAHASTAGIANYLPAVAGFLMQKELEILGQSLQNPQRPFTAIIGGAKVKDKINVIDHLLDKVDNLLIGGGLAYTFLKAQGLEVGQSIMEPEKQEKALTFLDKAKQKGVNMLLPEDVVAAPSFDPDAPGKVVPSHAIPADLMGLDIGPNTREKYADVIQKSRLVIWNGPMGVFEFDRFAQGTFAIAQAVAQSKAQSIIGGGDSAAAIAKAGLTDQVDHVSTGGGASLELMEGKTLPGVAALKDRV, via the coding sequence ATGAACAAAATGACGATTGAGGATGTGGACGTCAGCGGTAAGCGTGTCTTTTGCCGTGTGGATTTCAACGTTCCTCTAAGAGAAGGTGTCATTACAGACGATACCCGGATACAGGGGGCGCTTCCAACAATCCGTTATTTATCGGAGCAGGGTGCCAAATTGATTTTGGCCAGCCATCTGGGCCGACCAAAAGGGAAAGCCGTGGAGGAATTGCGTCTGGACCCAGTGGCAAAACGCCTTGGAGAACTACTGAATAAGCCGGTAACCAAAGTGGATCAAATTGTGGGGGAAGAAGTGGAAGGAAAAGTCCGGGAAATGAAAGACGGGGATATCCTTCTGTTGGAAAACCTCCGTTTTTATCCCGGAGAAGAGGAAAATGATCCGGGATTGGCCAAAGCCCTCTCGGAATTGGCGGATGTTTATGTCAATGATGCTTTCGGGGCGGCTCACCGGGCCCATGCCAGTACAGCGGGAATCGCCAACTATCTGCCCGCTGTCGCCGGATTTTTGATGCAGAAGGAACTGGAGATTTTGGGTCAGTCCCTGCAAAATCCTCAGCGTCCCTTTACCGCCATTATCGGCGGGGCCAAGGTAAAGGATAAAATCAATGTGATCGATCACTTGTTGGATAAAGTGGACAACCTGTTGATCGGTGGAGGATTGGCCTACACGTTTTTAAAGGCACAGGGCTTGGAAGTGGGTCAGTCCATCATGGAGCCGGAAAAGCAAGAGAAAGCCTTAACCTTTTTGGACAAGGCGAAACAAAAAGGTGTAAATATGTTATTGCCGGAGGATGTAGTGGCGGCTCCATCCTTTGATCCGGATGCCCCGGGGAAAGTGGTACCCTCCCATGCCATTCCTGCAGACTTGATGGGTCTGGACATCGGGCCGAACACCCGGGAAAAGTATGCCGATGTGATTCAAAAGTCCAGGCTGGTGATCTGGAACGGTCCCATGGGGGTGTTTGAATTTGATCGGTTTGCCCAGGGGACCTTTGCCATCGCACAGGCTGTGGCACAGTCTAAAGCCCAATCCATCATCGGCGGCGGTGATTCTGCTGCAGCCATTGCCAAAGCGGGTCTGACAGATCAGGTTGATCATGTTTCCACCGGTGGAGGGGCTTCACTGGAACTGATGGAAGGGAAAACACTTCCGGGAGTGGCTGCTTTAAAGGATCGAGTCTGA
- the tpiA gene encoding triose-phosphate isomerase, protein MRKPVMAGNWKMYKTVEEALTFLSSFKDSGEGVETVLCAQYLSLPSLAKAAEGTRINIGAQNLHWEQEGAYTGEISPVMLKEINVSHVIVGHSERRTYFAETDESVNRKTKSALDHGLVPIVCVGETLEEREREQTQNVVRHQVVEAFKGLSSDEVVQTILAYEPVWAIGTGKASTAEDAGEVIRFIRKTVADLYDQQVANEVRILYGGSVKPANIESFLAIPDIDGGLVGGASLDPDSFAQLVDAAARRRVSQ, encoded by the coding sequence ATGCGTAAACCTGTTATGGCCGGGAATTGGAAAATGTATAAAACCGTGGAAGAAGCATTGACATTTCTTTCATCCTTCAAGGATTCGGGAGAAGGGGTGGAGACGGTCTTGTGTGCCCAGTATTTGTCCCTTCCGTCCCTGGCCAAAGCGGCTGAAGGGACCCGAATCAACATTGGGGCACAAAATCTGCATTGGGAGCAAGAAGGAGCTTATACGGGTGAGATCAGTCCGGTTATGTTGAAAGAGATAAATGTATCCCATGTGATTGTAGGCCATTCTGAACGACGTACTTACTTTGCGGAGACGGATGAATCCGTCAACCGAAAAACGAAATCTGCCCTGGATCATGGTTTGGTTCCGATTGTCTGTGTCGGAGAAACACTGGAAGAACGGGAAAGGGAGCAGACGCAAAACGTGGTACGCCACCAGGTGGTGGAAGCCTTCAAAGGACTTAGTTCCGATGAGGTTGTCCAAACCATTCTGGCTTATGAACCGGTCTGGGCGATTGGCACAGGCAAGGCGTCCACAGCTGAGGATGCCGGTGAAGTGATCCGGTTTATCCGTAAAACCGTTGCCGATCTGTATGATCAGCAGGTTGCCAACGAAGTGCGGATTTTATACGGTGGCAGTGTGAAGCCTGCCAATATCGAGTCATTCCTGGCAATACCCGATATTGACGGCGGATTGGTCGGCGGAGCCAGCCTGGACCCGGATAGTTTTGCACAATTGGTGGATGCTGCCGCCAGACGGAGGGTGTCGCAATGA
- the rpoN gene encoding RNA polymerase factor sigma-54 has product MALSMGYGLYQEQRMKLVMTPELRQAINVLQYSAQDLVQYIQEQVTENPVLEVNEDMGHHGEVSEEMDQWADWTAYLRNGQGAFSTPLAHYDPDGQHPVDHVADIQETLSNALESQLRYLHLPPETMQICRYLIGSLNEDGYLEHDLQIICKRFNAGVEEVEACLEIIQTLDPAGVGARNLEECLRIQLLRKETLDETALAIVTHCLTDLGEGRYRKVARQLGFDVTEVQRATDQIRKLNPKPGSAFGSGPPRYVRPDVMVQKVGDEYEVTVNESHMPRLFISPHYERMLRLEDDKSRQAATYLKNRLQSALWLLRSIEQRHSTLTRVTKAIVEEQKSFFDKGITHLKPLTLRQIAETLDLHESTVSRATQHKYIQTPRGLYPYRFFFPSGVSTRYGDHTSASSVKDQITRLITEEHKRKPLSDQKIADILKEKGVRISRRTVAKYREELGIGSSTQRRRYDGE; this is encoded by the coding sequence ATGGCTCTTTCCATGGGCTATGGTTTGTATCAGGAGCAACGGATGAAACTGGTCATGACACCGGAGTTGCGTCAGGCGATCAATGTACTTCAATATTCGGCCCAGGATCTGGTTCAATATATACAGGAGCAGGTCACGGAAAACCCGGTACTGGAAGTAAACGAGGATATGGGTCACCATGGGGAAGTCTCGGAGGAAATGGATCAATGGGCGGACTGGACTGCTTATCTGCGGAATGGTCAAGGTGCATTTTCCACCCCCTTGGCCCATTATGACCCAGACGGCCAACACCCCGTGGATCACGTAGCGGATATCCAAGAGACCTTGTCCAATGCGTTGGAATCCCAGTTACGCTATCTTCATTTACCTCCTGAAACGATGCAGATTTGCCGGTATCTCATTGGTAGTTTAAATGAGGACGGCTATCTGGAACACGATCTCCAAATAATTTGTAAGCGCTTTAACGCTGGTGTGGAGGAAGTGGAGGCTTGTTTGGAGATCATTCAAACCTTGGACCCTGCTGGAGTGGGAGCCCGAAATCTGGAAGAATGTTTACGGATACAATTGTTGCGGAAAGAAACCCTGGATGAGACAGCGCTGGCGATTGTAACACATTGTCTGACAGACTTGGGAGAGGGACGTTACAGAAAAGTAGCCCGTCAGTTAGGATTTGATGTGACAGAGGTGCAAAGAGCGACTGACCAAATTCGGAAGCTGAATCCAAAACCCGGGTCTGCATTCGGTTCTGGTCCTCCCCGGTATGTTCGGCCAGATGTAATGGTACAAAAGGTCGGGGATGAGTATGAAGTAACTGTCAACGAAAGTCATATGCCCCGATTGTTTATCAGCCCCCATTATGAGCGTATGCTTCGGTTGGAGGATGATAAAAGCCGACAAGCCGCCACTTATCTCAAAAACCGGCTACAATCGGCCCTATGGTTGTTAAGAAGCATTGAACAACGGCACTCCACTCTGACCCGGGTAACCAAGGCCATTGTGGAAGAGCAAAAGAGCTTTTTTGACAAAGGCATCACTCATTTAAAGCCACTGACCCTTCGTCAAATTGCCGAAACCCTCGACCTTCATGAATCGACGGTTAGTCGGGCGACTCAGCATAAATATATACAGACCCCCAGGGGGTTGTATCCTTATCGTTTCTTTTTCCCATCGGGAGTATCCACTCGATATGGTGACCATACATCTGCAAGCAGTGTCAAAGATCAGATTACCCGGCTGATAACAGAAGAACACAAGAGGAAACCGTTGTCGGATCAAAAAATCGCAGATATCCTGAAAGAAAAAGGTGTGCGAATCTCCCGGCGAACGGTTGCAAAATACAGAGAAGAACTGGGAATCGGATCCTCCACACAGCGTCGACGGTATGATGGGGAATGA
- a CDS encoding alpha/beta hydrolase, which produces MKGYLLLHGFAGSPEDLAPIAQHIKNDGGLLRCPALTLQGNRKLRVKSGDWEDWVASAESSLIQLQDVCSQIHVIGFSMGSLISVYLVTRFKVDRLVLMSPPMTANPQEFVKGMAQSLKDQLKRASSSTSTPYLKELIRRASRFQLGYLTQFHELIDEVEPLLEKVTVPTLILHGEKDDFAHPNGARHIYQQLGSSEKKLVYLPKSRHLLCKDQEVDQVIKEVEDFLGLHS; this is translated from the coding sequence ATGAAAGGATACCTGTTGTTACACGGATTTGCCGGCTCCCCTGAAGATCTGGCTCCTATTGCCCAACATATCAAAAACGATGGCGGGTTGTTGCGCTGTCCCGCCTTAACCCTGCAAGGCAATAGAAAGCTCCGGGTCAAATCCGGTGATTGGGAAGATTGGGTGGCCAGTGCCGAAAGCAGTTTGATTCAATTGCAAGATGTTTGTTCCCAGATCCATGTGATCGGGTTTTCCATGGGTTCCTTGATCTCCGTCTATCTGGTCACCCGGTTTAAGGTGGATCGCTTGGTATTGATGAGTCCTCCCATGACTGCCAATCCCCAGGAGTTTGTTAAGGGAATGGCCCAGTCTCTGAAAGACCAGTTGAAAAGAGCTTCCTCTTCAACTTCCACCCCATATCTAAAAGAACTCATACGCAGGGCTTCTCGTTTTCAGCTGGGTTATTTGACACAATTTCATGAACTGATTGACGAAGTGGAACCCCTGTTGGAAAAGGTCACGGTTCCAACCTTGATCTTACACGGAGAAAAAGATGACTTCGCTCACCCCAACGGAGCCCGACACATTTATCAGCAACTGGGCTCTTCAGAGAAAAAGCTGGTCTATCTCCCGAAATCCCGCCATCTCCTTTGCAAGGATCAGGAGGTGGATCAAGTCATAAAGGAAGTGGAAGATTTTTTGGGATTGCATTCATAA
- the eno gene encoding phosphopyruvate hydratase: protein MTTIQAIHAREVLDSRGNPTVEVEVWLESGFRGRAIVPSGASTGAHEAVELRDGDAERYLGKGVIKAVQNVNEGIAPHLEGMDALDQVAVDQALIQLDGTSNKGKLGANAILGVSMAVARAAAEALELPLYTYLGGFNSKVLPVPMMNILNGGEHADNNVDIQEFMVMPVGAESFREGLRMGTEIFHSLKAVLKEKGLSTSVGDEGGFAPNLTSNEEALQTIVTAVEKAGYKPGKEVLLALDVAATELYQEGSYRLEGEGVTKSSDEMVAYYEELVQKYPIISIEDGLAEDDWEGWSKMTQRLGDKVQLVGDDLFVTNTERLSDGIEKGVGNSILVKVNQIGTLTETFDAVEMAKRAGYTAVISHRSGETEDTTIADIAVATGAGQIKTGAPSRTDRVAKYNQLLRIEEELSSTAQYPGQAAFYNLRKK from the coding sequence ATGACAACCATTCAAGCGATTCATGCCCGGGAAGTGCTGGACTCCCGAGGCAATCCTACCGTGGAAGTGGAAGTTTGGCTGGAGTCCGGCTTCAGGGGACGTGCGATTGTACCCTCCGGAGCTTCCACCGGAGCCCATGAAGCAGTGGAACTACGGGATGGTGACGCTGAGCGCTATCTCGGAAAAGGTGTAATCAAAGCGGTTCAAAATGTAAATGAAGGAATTGCCCCGCATTTGGAAGGAATGGACGCCCTGGATCAAGTGGCTGTGGATCAGGCCCTGATTCAATTGGATGGAACTTCGAATAAAGGAAAACTGGGTGCCAACGCCATCCTGGGTGTGTCCATGGCTGTGGCCCGAGCCGCCGCTGAAGCATTGGAATTACCTTTGTATACGTATCTGGGGGGCTTTAATTCCAAGGTGTTGCCTGTACCGATGATGAACATCCTCAATGGCGGTGAACATGCCGACAACAATGTGGATATTCAGGAGTTCATGGTGATGCCGGTAGGGGCTGAAAGCTTTCGTGAAGGGCTTCGCATGGGAACGGAAATTTTCCACAGCCTCAAAGCCGTCCTGAAAGAGAAGGGACTGTCCACCTCGGTGGGGGATGAAGGAGGATTTGCTCCCAATCTGACTTCCAATGAAGAAGCCTTGCAAACGATTGTGACGGCAGTGGAGAAAGCAGGCTATAAACCGGGTAAGGAAGTTTTGCTGGCATTGGATGTAGCCGCCACTGAACTGTATCAGGAGGGTTCCTATCGGTTGGAAGGGGAAGGAGTGACCAAATCCTCTGATGAAATGGTAGCCTATTATGAAGAGTTGGTCCAAAAGTATCCCATCATCTCCATTGAAGACGGCTTGGCTGAAGACGACTGGGAAGGTTGGTCCAAAATGACTCAACGCTTGGGAGACAAGGTCCAACTGGTGGGGGATGACTTGTTTGTCACGAATACAGAGCGGCTTTCCGATGGAATCGAAAAAGGTGTGGGAAATTCGATTCTGGTAAAAGTGAACCAGATCGGAACCCTGACAGAAACCTTCGATGCTGTGGAAATGGCTAAACGGGCCGGCTATACCGCTGTTATCTCCCATCGTTCCGGTGAGACGGAAGATACAACCATTGCCGATATCGCTGTTGCCACTGGTGCAGGTCAAATCAAAACCGGAGCTCCCTCCCGTACTGATCGGGTAGCCAAATACAATCAGTTGTTGCGGATCGAAGAGGAGCTTTCCTCTACTGCTCAATATCCGGGTCAGGCTGCCTTTTACAACTTGCGGAAAAAGTAA
- the gap gene encoding type I glyceraldehyde-3-phosphate dehydrogenase — MAKTRIGINGFGRIGRAVYRIAMEHPEIEVVAINDLTDSETLAHLLKYDSVHGRLNASVEVTAQGLMVGGHEVKVFAERDPAKLPWGELGVDIVVESTGRFTKKEDAEKHRQAGAKKVIISAPGKQEDLTVVVGVNEEKYDPSSHHVISNASCTTNCLSPVAKVLHEQFGIRRGLMTTVHAYTNDQQLLDLPHKDLRRARAAGMSIIPTTTGAAKAVAKVLPELEGKLNGFSMRVPTPNVSVVDLVAELEKDVTAEEVNQVLKTAAEGSLKGVMAFSDEPLVSKDYNGDPHSSIVDSLSTMVQDGNMVKVIAWYDNEWGFSNRVVDLIHFIAKKGL; from the coding sequence GTGGCAAAAACAAGAATTGGCATCAACGGATTTGGACGAATCGGACGTGCAGTTTATCGAATCGCGATGGAACATCCGGAAATTGAAGTGGTGGCTATCAATGATCTGACTGATTCCGAGACGCTGGCCCATTTGCTGAAATATGATTCCGTTCATGGCAGACTGAATGCTTCTGTAGAGGTGACCGCCCAGGGTTTGATGGTAGGGGGACATGAAGTGAAGGTATTTGCGGAGCGGGATCCGGCTAAGCTCCCATGGGGCGAGCTGGGTGTGGATATCGTGGTGGAATCCACTGGACGCTTTACCAAAAAGGAAGATGCCGAGAAGCATCGTCAGGCCGGGGCCAAGAAAGTGATCATCTCCGCTCCTGGCAAACAGGAAGACTTGACCGTGGTCGTGGGAGTCAATGAGGAAAAATATGATCCATCCTCCCATCATGTGATTTCCAATGCATCATGCACCACCAACTGTCTTTCTCCGGTGGCCAAGGTTTTGCATGAGCAGTTCGGTATCCGTCGCGGACTGATGACTACAGTGCATGCCTACACCAATGATCAGCAATTGCTGGATCTTCCCCATAAGGATTTACGCCGGGCGAGAGCTGCCGGAATGTCCATTATTCCCACTACTACCGGTGCGGCTAAAGCCGTGGCCAAAGTCCTCCCGGAGCTGGAAGGCAAATTGAATGGATTTTCCATGCGGGTTCCCACCCCCAATGTCTCCGTCGTCGATCTGGTGGCTGAATTGGAGAAGGATGTGACAGCAGAAGAGGTCAATCAAGTTCTTAAAACAGCCGCGGAGGGATCTCTTAAGGGAGTAATGGCTTTCTCCGATGAACCCTTGGTCTCCAAGGATTATAACGGGGACCCCCACTCTTCCATTGTGGACAGTTTATCCACGATGGTGCAGGATGGCAATATGGTAAAAGTGATTGCCTGGTATGACAATGAATGGGGCTTTTCCAACCGGGTGGTTGACTTGATCCACTTTATTGCCAAGAAAGGGTTGTAA
- the secG gene encoding preprotein translocase subunit SecG, producing MKLALDIMLGVFSIGLILVVLLQSGKSAGLSGAIGGGAEQLMGKAKARGIDGLLNKLTVGLAVVFMVLALLTGYFIK from the coding sequence ATGAAACTCGCATTGGATATTATGTTGGGTGTTTTCAGTATTGGTTTGATTCTGGTTGTGTTGTTGCAATCCGGTAAAAGCGCAGGCCTGTCCGGAGCTATTGGCGGCGGTGCAGAACAATTGATGGGAAAAGCCAAGGCCAGGGGAATTGACGGTCTTTTGAATAAATTGACAGTCGGTTTGGCGGTAGTTTTTATGGTGTTAGCCCTGTTAACCGGCTATTTTATCAAGTAA
- a CDS encoding alpha/beta hydrolase, protein MKIQRRSPDPFFYPGNETGILLIHGFTGTPSELRPMGKSLSERGYTVYAPLLAGHGTSPEEMDKTTWQDWWGSTLEAYEKMKKEGAEKVVAVGLSMGGSLALNLARTKPLAGVVSLCAPIRIQDRKAPLADWVSPIMPYLKRRGTKPAHIEEHLVPYDRTPLRCVSSLRKFIRHVKRHLPEIKIPALIVQAVRDETVVPSSASLIYEKISSQDKTIQWYEKSSHIITLDKEREKLFEEVAKFVHRVSVPAEISGEVPEGKGDSL, encoded by the coding sequence ATGAAAATACAACGTCGCTCGCCGGATCCTTTTTTTTATCCGGGTAATGAGACGGGAATTCTACTGATTCACGGTTTTACGGGTACACCCTCTGAGTTGAGACCAATGGGGAAAAGTTTGAGTGAGCGGGGATATACGGTTTATGCTCCTTTGTTGGCAGGACATGGAACCTCACCTGAGGAAATGGATAAAACGACTTGGCAGGATTGGTGGGGCAGTACCTTGGAAGCCTATGAAAAGATGAAGAAGGAAGGGGCGGAGAAGGTCGTGGCTGTAGGGTTGTCCATGGGGGGAAGCCTGGCCCTTAACTTGGCCCGGACAAAACCCTTGGCGGGAGTTGTCTCCCTGTGTGCTCCCATCCGGATTCAAGACCGCAAAGCGCCTCTTGCAGATTGGGTCAGTCCGATCATGCCTTACTTAAAACGAAGAGGAACCAAACCGGCCCATATCGAGGAACATCTGGTTCCCTATGACCGGACGCCGCTGCGATGTGTATCCAGCTTGCGGAAGTTCATCCGCCATGTGAAACGTCACCTTCCGGAAATAAAGATACCGGCTCTGATTGTACAGGCCGTAAGGGATGAAACTGTGGTGCCCTCCAGTGCCTCCCTGATTTATGAAAAAATCTCCTCCCAAGATAAAACGATTCAGTGGTATGAAAAATCGAGTCATATCATTACCTTGGATAAAGAGAGAGAAAAACTGTTTGAGGAAGTGGCAAAGTTTGTGCACCGTGTATCCGTTCCGGCGGAGATTTCTGGGGAAGTCCCGGAAGGGAAAGGAGATTCATTGTGA
- the gpmI gene encoding 2,3-bisphosphoglycerate-independent phosphoglycerate mutase, translating to MSVKQPVALIILDGFALREEIHGNAVAQANKPNFDRYWKQYPHTTLQASGKAVGLPDGQMGNSEVGHLNIGSGRIVYQDLTRVSESIREGSFFENETFLGAIRHAKENNSKLHLYGLLSDGGVHSHMDHLFALLELAAREQIREVYIHAFLDGRDVAPDSGIHYIQQLQKKIDELGVGQIATVQGRYYAMDRDKRWERTEKAYRAMVYGEGPAYTDPVQAVKESYEKSIFDEFVMPTVILNDRGEPVGKVASEDAIIFYNFRPDRAIQISLAFTNQDFRGFDRGPGKPEHLYYVCLTKFSESVDGYVAYKPTNLDNTYGEVISQQGLKQLRIAETEKYPHVTFFFNGGREEPFPGEERILINSPKVATYDLKPEMSAYEVTDALVKEIQQEKYDTIILNFANPDMVGHSGKLEPTIQAVEAVDECLGRVVDTLLEKGGKAVIIADHGNADQVLGENDEPITSHTTFPVPCIVTDEQVKLREGGILADVAPTLLRLLDLPQPREMTGQSIIFS from the coding sequence ATGAGTGTCAAACAACCGGTCGCCCTTATTATTCTGGATGGGTTTGCCCTGCGGGAAGAGATCCATGGGAATGCTGTCGCACAAGCGAACAAGCCCAACTTTGACCGGTACTGGAAGCAATATCCTCACACGACGTTACAGGCTTCAGGAAAAGCGGTGGGATTGCCGGATGGCCAGATGGGCAATTCGGAAGTGGGTCATCTCAATATCGGATCGGGACGGATTGTTTACCAGGATCTCACACGGGTAAGTGAATCCATCCGGGAAGGCTCCTTTTTTGAGAATGAAACCTTCCTGGGGGCCATTCGCCATGCAAAAGAGAACAACAGCAAATTGCACCTGTACGGATTGTTATCTGACGGGGGCGTTCACAGCCACATGGATCACTTGTTTGCCCTGTTGGAATTGGCTGCCCGTGAACAAATCCGGGAGGTGTATATCCACGCTTTTCTGGATGGGCGGGATGTGGCACCGGATTCTGGCATTCACTATATCCAACAATTACAGAAAAAAATCGATGAGTTGGGTGTCGGACAGATAGCCACTGTCCAGGGACGTTACTATGCCATGGACCGGGACAAGCGCTGGGAGAGAACGGAAAAGGCTTACCGGGCCATGGTGTATGGCGAAGGACCGGCATACACGGATCCGGTACAAGCGGTAAAAGAATCCTATGAGAAAAGTATCTTCGATGAATTCGTCATGCCGACGGTGATACTGAATGACCGGGGAGAGCCGGTAGGAAAAGTAGCTTCCGAAGATGCGATTATCTTTTACAACTTCCGTCCGGATCGGGCGATTCAGATTTCCCTGGCCTTTACCAATCAAGACTTCCGGGGGTTTGACCGGGGACCCGGCAAACCGGAACACCTTTACTATGTATGTCTGACCAAGTTCAGCGAATCCGTGGACGGATATGTCGCCTATAAACCGACCAACCTGGACAATACCTACGGTGAGGTGATTTCGCAACAAGGGTTGAAACAGTTGCGAATCGCTGAGACGGAGAAGTATCCTCATGTCACCTTTTTTTTCAATGGAGGAAGAGAGGAACCCTTTCCAGGGGAGGAGCGAATCTTGATCAATTCGCCTAAGGTGGCAACGTATGATCTCAAGCCGGAGATGAGTGCGTACGAAGTGACGGATGCCTTGGTAAAGGAGATCCAACAGGAAAAATATGATACCATCATCCTGAATTTCGCCAATCCCGATATGGTAGGCCATTCCGGAAAGCTCGAACCAACGATCCAGGCGGTGGAAGCGGTGGACGAGTGTCTGGGCCGGGTGGTGGATACCCTGCTGGAAAAGGGGGGCAAAGCTGTGATTATCGCTGATCATGGCAATGCGGACCAGGTATTGGGGGAAAATGATGAGCCCATCACATCCCATACCACATTTCCGGTTCCCTGTATCGTGACAGATGAACAGGTGAAGTTACGAGAGGGTGGTATTCTGGCGGATGTGGCTCCAACTTTGTTGCGATTATTGGATTTGCCCCAACCACGGGAAATGACGGGACAATCCATTATCTTTTCGTAA